From the Lemur catta isolate mLemCat1 chromosome 1, mLemCat1.pri, whole genome shotgun sequence genome, the window CTTGAATGACAGAACACTATTTTCTGGTACAGAAACATTCTCTTACCGTCCTGTGACCAGCTGCTCTTTGGGAGGGTGTTTTGGGACCTCATTGCTTTTTCCCCTTAAATTCTTGTTACTGGGgaagaataattttttgtttatcatgcacagagaagaaaaatcttagtttgtttttttccttagcttATCCACCCAGCTGAAAGCCATCAGATGGCATCCAAAGCCCAGGCAGAGAGGGCAGCTCACAAGCTTGGTCCAGGGCCAGATGATCATCTGTGCTTTGGCTTTCTCAAAGTGCTTGGGGCCCACATAGGCATAAAGAGTAACACTCTTTATGTCTATGTCAAAGGCAGCCTACTAATAAAAAGCAGTGGGTCTAAAGCTAATACCATtagtcaaagaaaaaagagaaaagtatatctgaaaaccactgcactctacccagggtgagatggcaagaccctgtctcaaaaaataaataaataaataaaattcataacatCAAGCAAGTATATATATGGAAGTATATGGAATCACCTAGTTGGTTCCTACTCTTGTGGGCAGGGCAAACACTTGATttagaaatgaacaaatgttCTCTGAAGATTTTTATAACCACCCTGCTCATCATTAGGGATTTGGAAACTATTACCCAGGAAGAAGTTCCATGGAGACATGGCCTCAGAATCCTACCCTCAGAACACCAAGGTTTGGCCTGTTAAAGGGCACATGTTAGAAATAGGAGGCTGGTGACGGGACCAGCTCCCATGTGTTGGTGTGCATTTGTCCCTACCTCCCCACTGCCTGAGAGCATCGTCTGGGAGGAAGAATCGGGTCAACAgcaccacacacacagctcttCTGATGAGAAGTTTTATATGACAACACACACTGAACAATAATGCAACAAACAAGGCATGAAGCTCAGGCTCAGCCAGGAAAGCTGCCGCAAGGAACAAGTTTGGAACTATTTAGGAGTAGTGCCAAACACTAACACTGTATTTACAAGTCTAATTTGGAAACTGGCCCTTTTTAAGTGCAGGAGGAAGTTGGGGGAGAAGCCatgcatgaaataaaaatatatatacacagacataaaCACCCACATTTTCATACttctttcatccattttctcCATAAGGAACAAATGGGAGAAAGGAGAAGCAGAGCCTCTTTCCGTAGAGTACCTGTATTTACTACGGATTTGTTAGAGAAGCCCCACGTGGGGTTTGGATTCAAGGAGGCAGACTTCATTCTCCTTGGCCCCACTCATCCCTGACCTGGTGGGCACACAGGCATGAACATCCAGAAGAGACAAGGAAAAATATGGCTTACTTATACATCACACACCAGGGGCCTCACTTTCTCCAAGTACTTTCATACTTGGTCCTTCACTAGATCCTTCGCAGACTTCTAACCTGCAGCAACAGAGTTCAGTAAAGCTGTaagacacagaggaaagcagTATTTTGATCCAGCACACGCTGGGTCAGTCACTTCATCCAAGACAGTTACACATCCCAGCCCCAAGTAAGTCCTCAGGGGCTTCCAGCTGTTTTCTTCGAGGAGTAGAAGTTTGGGCTTTTTCCCTCCCTAGATTTCTCCTTGCTGCCGCCACCAAGTTCTCGGCTGTTCCCTCTGGACCCCAGATAGCTGCTCCGAGTGCGTGTATTTATTGTTCTGCTGCCGGTGGCTCCTCCCTGGCTGCTGGCTCTTCCCCGGAGGCTAGCTTCTCAACCTGTGACTCCGGAGGAATCAGATACTGGACCTCCTCTGTGCTGATGGCTACTTTATCTGGCTGCAGCCACCTCTTGAAATGTTCCAAGGTGCTACAAAAGAGCAGAAGAAAAGGGTGGCTGTGTCAGACCTCACTGATTAATTACTTAATGATTATCTCAGTTACTCAAATACTGCCTTCCCGCCCACCACCAATTTCTTCCTACAATTGTTTTTCCGCTGCTAACACGGGGAGTACAAGGATACTCCTCTGACAGCTGTGCATCCTGGCAGCTCCGAGGCATAATTTACCCCCTAGTGGGCACTTTGGCTATAAGCAGCACCAGGCTCCCTTCAAGTGCAGAGCCTCTGAAGGCTTGATAAGAATAGCTGAAGAGTTTATGCCTCAGTCCTGtcttttttcctcaaaactgCAGAGGAGAGAAATTATTACAGGGAGGAAACACTTAAATAAATACCAAATTATTAGTGAGGCAGAAAGGTTAGCATCTTATGCCTCTTACACCTGAGGCAGTGTGGGGCTTAATATACTTACAGCATTTACTTGCACtaagtgtgattttttttgttttttttgtgggTTTATTTCATCCTATAGCAAGTCCCCAAGATGAAAATATCTGGGCAAATGTTCCCCATGAGAGAATGACCACTATGCCAGAGGGCTCTCATTTTGTTTGGATTTATAGGGAGTGGGGAGGTGTGATTGTCAAGCTCATGGTCCCCCCCACGCACCTTTCTTAAGTACTCAGGATCCTCCACTCTAAAGCTATTAGACACTCACAGTAAAACATATATGACTAGAGATAACGTAAACCCCATTCTATGTCCTTCAATAGCACAAGGTCTTAGTTaatccaagaaataaaaacacaacaccACATTTTAGACATATGTCAACGTATGGAGGAATTGTTTTGCACAGTGGGATTTCTCAGCCCATCACTCCCGTGCAAAAGCATGCCCTGAGGAGGCTCACCTGCCTGGCCCTCACATGCGTGAAGACCCACACAAATCACTGCAAGATGGCCTctgtttaaaacataaattttgaagTTTGAAAACAAACACATAACTACTGTTTCTTGGTGCTTGTTCTGAACAATGACAGAAAGAAGTGTTCCCACAGATGTAGACTCGGGAAAAACTCAACTGTCAGAAGGCAGCAGGAGCACCTGATTGGTCCTGGTGCCCACAGCGCAGGGGAATCAGGTGACACGGCATTTAATCATCATCTACCACACTTTCCATAGAATTGTTCAAATGATTTCTATAGAGATGGGAAAAccacattattttatgtattgatAATACCCAGAAACATGCTGATCTGATTTCAGACAGAGAAAAATTCCTACTTGAGAATTACACAAgagaaaattttgtcttttttcctcagaactggagaggagggaaatattCAAGGGGAAAGAGAATATATGTAAATACCAAATCACCAGTTAAGCACGGAGGCTCACacttgtattcccagcactttgggaaactgaggcaggaggattgcttgagaccaggagtttgagaccagcctgggcaacagagtgagaccccatctctactaaaaacagaaaaaattagccaggcgtggtggtgcctgcctgtagtcccagctactcgggaggctgaggcaggaggattgcttgagcccaagagtttgaggttgctgcaaactaggctgacgccatggcactctagtccgggcaacagagtgagactctgtcccctacaaaaaaataataataaaattaaattaaataaataaaacttcctcCCTCCCTAAGACACCCACCACAGTGCTATCCCATAGCGACgcttaattctttcatttagtcTACATTATCTTAATGAGTAGCTAAAATATGACAGAAACTCTGTAATGCAATGGAATTTCAGAGGTAAGACGATATAGTTGTTGACTGATTACTATTTTCTCAAGTGCACTACATACTTAAAAATGAAGACAGTGGTTTATCCTCAACTCTATTCAACCTGTGACCAAGATGTAGCTGGGGTATTTGCCTtttggcaaacaaacaaacaaaaatcaagctgggagggtggctcatgcctgtaatcctagcactttgggaggccaaggtgggaggatcgcttgaggccaggagtttgagtaacagggtgagactccatctctacaaaagtaaaacaaagttagctgaatgtggtggcatgcacctgtagttccagctacttggaggctgaagcagggggatcacttgagtccaggagtttgaggttgcagtgagctacgatcacgccactgcactctagcctaggcaacagaggaagaccctgtctcaaaaaaacaaaacaaaacaaaacaaaaaaccctcatcCTCAAAAATCTGCTGGACTAAAAGCAAATAAAGCAACATTATAAAGGTTGATTTCAGCTCAGAATTGCTGATGCTAATGTCAGCTAATATCAGGACTCAGATGTCACTATCCCTGAATTctttagagaaagagaaatgctCTCAGTGAAATAGACTGCCACCTGGAACTGGACTGGGAATCAATTACCTCTCTTCAGAATCAAGCCCATCCACAAAGAACTCTGATGCTAACTTCTCCTGAAGGAACCGATCCCAGCATTCCTTCTTGGCTTGGGCCAGGGTTCGAAGCATGTCCTTGGAAGTCACTTCCTGATTTAAACCTTTGAGTCTTCTCAGTTTCTTCTctacagagagagaaatgaagctTAACAAGAAAAGTATGACACAAAATTTTAACTAAATCTAAAATGCAAAATGCCAACTTATAAATTCTCTCACTGATGAGTGCATCCATACTCCCTGCAGAAGAGGTCATTCTTTAAGTACAGATAAAAGAAGATTgaacattcttctttttccttcacaatGTCCTCACCCTGcattgtattaaataaatgtttagccCCAGAAAAGGGAAAAGCTATAGGTTCTCATAAATAAACTAATGGCATGTTTTCTTTGAAATCACATAAGCCCAGCAAGTATCTCTCTGAGAAATGCTTGTTTTCCCTGGCTTAACATGTGTATACTATTGCCTTTTTTCAACTTCTTGAAAATAATCTGAGGagtaaatagtttttctttttgttacagTGACATGAAGTAGTTTCTAAACCTCAAgagaaagaattagagaaaatgatGAAAGATCCAATGGTTCATTAGACACTAAAATTGACTTGATGAGAACTCAATACTAAGAGACCTTTAAGATCTCTATATGTGATTAAATTCTTGATCAAAGAAAAAGTATCCCCTAATATCTTTTAAAGTTGCAAAACTTGTGGCCTGGATGTTGGAgactaataaaaacaaacatcttGTAATCCCTTGAGAGTGGTCCATATGGCTTCTTGATGATAGATGTTTAATTACTCttctttacattttaagtatAACTGCTGAAGCGATTTCCCcttctgaagaaaacaaaaaagaatatcacCATTTACCTTTTGCCTTAGTTTAGTCTTGTCTTCAACTAAAATTACGTGGGTAAATGATGACTTTTGGTGAGGGGGTGAACATTAAGCTCAGAACCAACAGAAACTATAATTTGCaatcctgttttcatttcttaaaaagtcaCATCAGCTAACATCCACTAATCAAAATACCTTTTGTTCCTGTAAGTTACCACCAAAAGCTCACCCATGTAAAAAATCTAcagttgataaatatttgtgaggttttgttttctccttgAGGATGTAAAAAGGTTATGCATATGACACATTTAACTGGCTAAGTTTTTAATCATTGCTGTTATCAGTGAATTCTCTTTAATATAGgtttatttggcaataaaaacaaTCTTCATATTATGTGGCCTTGGTTGTCAAGGTTGAAGTTACTCTTTTGGGCTGGAAAAGGTCTTCCCCTCTCTGAATGTGCTAAGTTCCTGATCAGGTGTGATCTCTATAATGCAGGCAGAAATAGGCACTAATACATATTCTAAATCTGCCTGCCATTGTCTCCCAGTCCCTGCCATAGGCAACAGAAATGGTTCTTATTTCCTCAgagaacaaaattttaattatcttctTAACTGATTTTTCCACATCACGGTTATAACCATGAAAGTTTCTTATAACCCCTGGTCAGATAGCACCAACAAACCAAAGGATCTGGTTCTTCAGCTTTCTTAGACTGTTCCTTCTTCTGCTTATCATTGTTAAGCAGATGCTCTGGGTACCACATGCAGAATTTTCAACTTCTTTGGCCATGGC encodes:
- the CCDC32 gene encoding coiled-coil domain-containing protein 32, with the protein product MKMFEGVDSTATRSGRDLWAEICSCLPNPNQEDGASNAFSDSFVDSYPESEGQRGAADFAVELPIKPWAPLQDSEMYLASLEKKLRRLKGLNQEVTSKDMLRTLAQAKKECWDRFLQEKLASEFFVDGLDSEESTLEHFKRWLQPDKVAISTEEVQYLIPPESQVEKLASGEEPAAREEPPAAEQ